One window of the Janthinobacterium sp. PAMC25594 genome contains the following:
- a CDS encoding tyrosine-type recombinase/integrase: MRPKSTGYKLPPRMLRRVRKLKSGETWTGYYYNGRDDAGNRKEYPLGTDLVEAKRLWAEYECKPVPTDATLMEYVFAQYVRDILPGKAPSTQRENSSSLSQLRPVFDSAPIDAITPQDIARYRDARSAKVRANREIALLSHVFNMAREWGYTKRENPCRGVRKNKEVPRDFYADKAVWDAVRNAGCEELQDAMDLNYLTGQRPADVLKMRDGDLKDGALQVRQGKSNKLLRIVLEHDGIKSELAMVIERIHARPHRPRTTFIVALPNGCQVKKWHLRLRFDSARKAAAELALKAGDEELASRIKAFQFRDIRARSASDIADLGAASSLLGHSEKVITEKVYRRIGQAVRPTR, encoded by the coding sequence ATGCGACCTAAGAGCACTGGCTACAAACTTCCACCGCGCATGCTGCGGCGCGTGCGCAAGCTGAAATCGGGCGAAACATGGACCGGCTATTACTACAATGGCCGGGACGACGCCGGGAACCGGAAGGAATACCCGCTGGGTACGGATCTGGTCGAGGCAAAGCGCCTGTGGGCAGAATACGAATGCAAGCCCGTGCCAACCGACGCCACGCTGATGGAATACGTGTTTGCGCAGTACGTCCGTGACATCCTGCCGGGCAAGGCGCCAAGCACGCAACGCGAGAACTCCAGCTCGTTGAGCCAGCTGCGCCCGGTCTTCGACAGCGCGCCCATCGACGCCATCACGCCGCAGGACATTGCCCGCTACCGCGACGCGCGCAGCGCCAAGGTACGCGCCAACCGCGAAATCGCGTTGCTGTCGCATGTGTTCAATATGGCAAGGGAATGGGGCTACACCAAGCGCGAGAACCCATGCAGGGGCGTGCGCAAGAATAAAGAAGTGCCGCGTGACTTCTATGCCGACAAAGCCGTGTGGGATGCGGTGCGCAACGCAGGCTGTGAAGAACTGCAGGACGCCATGGACCTGAACTACCTGACCGGCCAGCGGCCTGCGGACGTGCTCAAGATGCGCGACGGCGATTTGAAGGATGGGGCATTGCAGGTGCGCCAGGGCAAGAGCAACAAGCTGCTGCGCATCGTACTCGAACACGATGGCATCAAGTCCGAACTGGCGATGGTCATCGAGCGCATCCACGCGCGCCCGCACCGGCCGCGCACCACCTTCATCGTCGCGCTGCCGAATGGTTGCCAGGTCAAGAAGTGGCATTTGCGCCTGCGCTTCGATAGCGCCCGGAAAGCGGCAGCGGAACTGGCGCTAAAGGCTGGAGACGAAGAGCTGGCCAGCCGCATCAAGGCCTTCCAGTTCCGCGATATCCGCGCGCGCTCTGCCAGCGACATTGCCGACCTGGGCGCCGCCAGCTCCCTGCTGGGGCATAGTGAAAAAGTCATCACGGAAAAGGTCTATCGGCGCATTGGCCAGGCTGTCCGCCCTACTCGCTAG
- a CDS encoding DUF4224 domain-containing protein: protein MNNLFDNSIQSETLTAEELETISGCCRKVDQIKWLQQNGWTFIKNRAGAPIIGRLYARLRLSGINPASLVSTPAWAPDLSKVR from the coding sequence ATGAATAACCTTTTTGACAATTCGATCCAGTCCGAAACCCTGACTGCGGAAGAACTGGAAACCATTTCTGGCTGCTGCCGGAAAGTGGATCAGATCAAATGGCTGCAGCAAAACGGCTGGACCTTCATCAAAAACCGGGCCGGCGCGCCCATCATCGGGCGCCTGTACGCCAGGTTGCGCTTGAGCGGCATCAATCCCGCCAGCCTGGTGAGCACGCCTGCCTGGGCGCCAGACCTGTCCAAAGTACGTTAA